tttgttttttagatctCTCTGCTTATACActtgtttcttctcttctcttttgttgttgttgttgttgttgttaccATTGTTTGGATTTGcattttgaatcttttttttttctctctatttatcAAAAATGGGGTCTGAGAAAAAGTTCATTACTGTTGCTGAACTTAGAGAGCACAACAAGGCAGGGGACCTGTGGATCTCTATCCAGGGGAAAGTTTACAATGTGTCTAATTGGGTTAAGGAGCACCCTGGTGGAGACACTCCTCTTCTCAATTTGGCTGGGCAAGATGTTACTGATGCTTTCTTAGCGTACCATCCTGGTACTGCTTGGCAATATCTTGACAAGCTCTTTACTGGGTATTACCTTGAAGATTTCAAGGTTTCAGAGGTGTCCAACGACTACAGAAAGCTGTATTTTGAAATCGCCAAAATGGGTTTGTTTGAAAATAAAGGACATGGAACTTTGTACTTTTTAACATGTATTGCTTTAATGCTTTCCATTGTTGTTTATGGTGTTTTGAAGAGTGAGAGTGTTTTGGTTCACTTGGTTTGTGGTATGTTGTTGGGTATGCTTTGGATTCAAAGTGCTTATATTGGTCATGATTCTGGGCATTACCAAGTAATGTCAAGTCCCAAATACAACAGAGTTGTGCAACTCATTTCTGGGAATTGCTTAACTGGGATCAGCATTGCTTGGTGGAAATGGACTCATAATGCCCACCACATTGCTTGCAATAGCCTTGATAATGATCCTGATCTACAACACATTCCAGTCTTTGCCGTGTCATCAAAATTGTTTAATTCTATCACATCTTGCTTTTATGGGAGGGAGTTGACGTTTGATCCTGTGGCTAGGTTCCTAGTCAGTTACCAGCATTTCACATTTTATCCAGTTATGATCGTTGGAAGGGTCAACTTGTTTATTCAGACATTCTTGTTATTGTTCTCTACGAGGAAGGTCCCTCATAGAGTTACGAACCTTTTGGGGCTTCTTGTATTCTGGACTTGGTTTCCTCTCCTTGTTTCATGTCTACCCAATTGGCCAGAGAGGGTGATGTTCGTGTTGGCAAGTTTTGCTGTTACAGCCCTCCAACACATTCAGTTCTGTTTGAATCATTTCTCTGCCAATGTTTATGTTGGACTACCAAATGGGAATGATTGGTTTGAGAAGCAGGCATATGGGACTATTGATATATCTTGCTCCTCCTGGATGGATTGGTTCTTTGGTGGATTGCAATTCCAGCTTGAGCACCATTTGTTCCCCCGATTACCGCGGTGCCAATTAAGGAACA
This genomic stretch from Quercus robur chromosome 4, dhQueRobu3.1, whole genome shotgun sequence harbors:
- the LOC126721209 gene encoding delta(8)-fatty-acid desaturase 1-like, which codes for MGSEKKFITVAELREHNKAGDLWISIQGKVYNVSNWVKEHPGGDTPLLNLAGQDVTDAFLAYHPGTAWQYLDKLFTGYYLEDFKVSEVSNDYRKLYFEIAKMGLFENKGHGTLYFLTCIALMLSIVVYGVLKSESVLVHLVCGMLLGMLWIQSAYIGHDSGHYQVMSSPKYNRVVQLISGNCLTGISIAWWKWTHNAHHIACNSLDNDPDLQHIPVFAVSSKLFNSITSCFYGRELTFDPVARFLVSYQHFTFYPVMIVGRVNLFIQTFLLLFSTRKVPHRVTNLLGLLVFWTWFPLLVSCLPNWPERVMFVLASFAVTALQHIQFCLNHFSANVYVGLPNGNDWFEKQAYGTIDISCSSWMDWFFGGLQFQLEHHLFPRLPRCQLRNISPVVRDLCKKHNLPYRSLSFWAANASTIRTLKSAAQEARDLTSPVPKNLVWEAVNTHG